The following proteins are encoded in a genomic region of Streptomyces lunaelactis:
- a CDS encoding GTP-binding protein — protein sequence MDFESSERAVGPRSEDVLPETATAAVKVVIVGGFGVGKTTLVGSVSEIRPLTTEETMTQAGVGVDDTNGVERKTSTTVAMDFGRISINEELVLYLFGTPGQERFWFLWRGLFEGALGAVVLVDTRRLEVSFDVIGRLEERGVPFVVAVNSFPDAPGYPLEEVRGALDLAPGVPIVDCDARLRGSARDVLMTLMRYLQTLALTTEAS from the coding sequence ATGGACTTCGAAAGCTCTGAGCGGGCCGTGGGGCCGCGGAGCGAGGACGTACTGCCGGAGACGGCGACGGCCGCCGTCAAGGTGGTCATCGTGGGCGGCTTCGGCGTCGGCAAGACGACCCTGGTCGGCTCGGTGAGCGAGATCAGGCCGCTGACCACCGAGGAGACGATGACCCAGGCCGGGGTCGGCGTCGACGACACCAACGGCGTGGAGCGCAAGACCTCGACGACGGTGGCCATGGACTTCGGCCGGATCAGCATCAACGAGGAACTGGTGCTGTATCTCTTCGGCACCCCTGGCCAGGAGCGCTTCTGGTTCCTGTGGCGCGGCCTGTTCGAGGGCGCGCTGGGCGCGGTTGTGCTGGTCGACACCCGCCGGCTCGAGGTCAGCTTCGACGTCATCGGCCGGCTGGAGGAGCGCGGCGTGCCGTTCGTCGTCGCCGTCAACTCCTTCCCCGACGCGCCCGGTTACCCCCTGGAGGAGGTGCGGGGCGCGCTGGACCTGGCGCCGGGCGTACCGATCGTCGACTGTGACGCGCGCCTGCGCGGCTCCGCCCGTGACGTACTGATGACGCTGATGCGGTATCTGCAGACCCTCGCCCTGACGACGGAGGCATCGTGA
- a CDS encoding cytochrome P450, translating to MGAETLHRLYGPEAEADPTGLYEKLRAEHGAVAPVLVQGDLPAWLVLGHRENLDVARTPSRFSRDPRRWRDMQEGNVPADHPLTPMTAWQPVCHFVDGADHERLRGAVTASLARFDRRGVRRYVKRFADQLIDAFADSGKGDLVTDFAEPLPMLVMTQLVGAPDSYGPRLVEAARDMTRGTATAVASNEYVTLALQELVERKHAAPGRDFTSWLLEDSTSLTDEEIVEHLRLVLIAAFETTANLIASTLRMVLTDRRFRANLSGGHMTLPDALEQVLWDEPPLTTILGRWATGDTVLGDRQIQAGDMLLLGLAGGNVDPQIRPDLSLPVHGNRSHLAFSSGPHECPGQDIGRAIADTGIDTLMTRLPDLELGVQEGELSWSASLMSRRLVSLPVTFTPRGSATTSSSPLPAAKAEPLPPAALPPAPAPAGGGRAAPRASWWARLLRR from the coding sequence ATGGGCGCCGAGACCCTGCACCGCCTGTACGGCCCCGAGGCCGAGGCCGATCCGACGGGCCTGTACGAGAAGCTGCGCGCCGAGCACGGCGCGGTCGCCCCGGTGCTGGTGCAGGGCGACCTGCCGGCCTGGCTGGTGCTCGGGCACCGCGAGAACCTGGATGTGGCCCGTACGCCCTCGCGCTTCTCGCGTGATCCGCGGCGCTGGCGCGACATGCAGGAGGGCAACGTCCCGGCGGACCATCCGCTGACTCCGATGACGGCGTGGCAGCCGGTGTGCCACTTCGTCGACGGCGCCGACCACGAGCGGCTGCGCGGAGCGGTCACCGCGTCGCTGGCGCGCTTCGACCGGCGCGGTGTGCGCCGCTATGTGAAGCGCTTCGCCGACCAGCTGATCGATGCGTTCGCCGACTCGGGCAAGGGAGATCTGGTCACGGATTTCGCCGAGCCGCTGCCGATGCTGGTGATGACCCAGCTGGTCGGCGCCCCGGACTCGTACGGCCCACGTCTCGTCGAGGCCGCACGCGACATGACCCGGGGCACGGCGACGGCCGTCGCCAGCAACGAGTACGTCACGCTCGCGCTGCAGGAGCTCGTGGAGCGCAAACACGCCGCACCCGGGCGGGATTTCACTTCCTGGCTGCTGGAGGACTCCACGTCGCTCACCGACGAGGAGATCGTGGAGCATCTGCGGCTCGTGCTGATCGCGGCCTTCGAGACGACCGCGAACCTCATCGCGAGCACCCTGCGGATGGTTCTCACCGACCGCCGCTTCCGCGCGAATCTCTCCGGCGGGCACATGACGCTGCCGGACGCCCTGGAGCAAGTCCTCTGGGACGAACCGCCGCTGACCACGATCCTGGGCCGCTGGGCGACCGGCGACACCGTGCTGGGCGACCGGCAGATCCAGGCGGGCGACATGCTGCTGCTGGGCCTGGCGGGCGGCAATGTCGATCCCCAGATCCGGCCCGACCTGTCGCTGCCGGTGCACGGCAACCGCTCGCATCTGGCTTTCAGCAGCGGCCCGCACGAGTGCCCGGGGCAGGACATCGGCCGGGCCATCGCGGACACCGGTATCGACACCCTCATGACTCGGCTTCCCGACCTCGAACTCGGTGTACAGGAAGGTGAGTTGAGCTGGAGCGCTTCCCTGATGTCGCGACGTCTGGTGTCGCTGCCGGTGACGTTCACGCCGCGCGGCAGCGCGACCACCTCGAGCTCTCCGCTGCCGGCCGCCAAGGCGGAGCCGCTGCCCCCGGCAGCGCTGCCGCCCGCCCCCGCACCAGCCGGCGGGGGGCGGGCGGCGCCGCGCGCCTCGTGGTGGGCACGGCTGCTGCGTCGCTGA
- a CDS encoding terpene synthase family protein: MPPVYAQKGAPSRIGWQLPPFYCPFNENLIHPKAAELEERAIAWIDALGIYPDATERAWGLATHSADFTSRIIPYGDVETMLLFTQWNYWAFATDDGQASGSASTADLVDHSARLIRAVEAPGSGLLPPGPHAAALEDLAARTRATLTPFQLRRFTEGIRDWLFGESWQTSNAERGVMPQLNEFAAMRMSVNGTRFTLTWCDAANGIDVPADVLYSAPVQALTDAAGFIVSCDNDVFSYNKDDDLEPWEPNLINVLAQQNGCTPGEALPTATALRDRVVTLFVRLRELLARDADEQLARYLRSLEHWIAGDIEYHNRAPRYASPRNCNELPVQGASYDITWRDAPSDASVEPLPIPAIAWWWQQLDA; this comes from the coding sequence ATGCCGCCCGTGTACGCGCAGAAGGGCGCGCCCTCCCGGATCGGCTGGCAACTGCCGCCGTTCTACTGCCCGTTCAACGAGAACCTGATCCACCCCAAGGCGGCGGAGCTCGAAGAGCGGGCCATCGCCTGGATCGACGCCCTCGGCATCTATCCGGACGCCACCGAGCGGGCCTGGGGACTCGCCACCCACAGCGCCGACTTCACCAGCCGGATCATTCCGTACGGCGATGTGGAGACCATGCTGTTGTTCACCCAGTGGAACTACTGGGCCTTCGCCACCGACGACGGTCAGGCCTCCGGGTCTGCCAGCACGGCGGATCTCGTCGATCACAGCGCCCGGCTGATCCGTGCTGTCGAGGCACCGGGCTCCGGCCTGCTGCCACCGGGCCCGCACGCCGCGGCGCTCGAGGACCTGGCGGCCCGCACCCGGGCCACACTCACGCCGTTCCAATTGCGGCGCTTCACCGAAGGCATCCGGGATTGGCTGTTCGGAGAGAGCTGGCAGACCTCCAACGCCGAGCGCGGAGTCATGCCGCAGCTCAACGAATTCGCCGCGATGCGGATGTCGGTCAATGGCACCCGCTTCACCCTTACCTGGTGCGACGCGGCGAACGGCATCGACGTCCCGGCAGATGTCCTGTACTCGGCGCCGGTACAGGCCCTGACCGACGCTGCCGGATTCATTGTGAGCTGCGACAACGACGTGTTCTCGTACAACAAGGACGACGACCTGGAACCCTGGGAGCCGAACCTGATCAACGTCCTCGCCCAGCAGAACGGCTGTACGCCGGGAGAGGCGCTGCCCACCGCAACGGCCCTGCGGGACCGCGTGGTGACTCTCTTCGTCCGGTTGCGCGAGCTGCTCGCGCGGGACGCCGACGAGCAGCTCGCTCGCTATCTGCGCTCACTGGAGCACTGGATCGCGGGTGACATCGAGTACCACAACCGAGCGCCGCGCTACGCCAGTCCGCGCAACTGCAACGAACTCCCCGTCCAGGGTGCTTCGTACGACATCACCTGGCGGGACGCTCCCAGTGACGCGAGCGTCGAGCCGCTGCCGATCCCGGCGATCGCCTGGTGGTGGCAGCAGCTCGACGCCTGA
- a CDS encoding SAM-dependent methyltransferase has translation MEKSLVAFDETQVPIYYSRKTADILHKYGPGPRIHFHMGLFDAGATPNTTVSQRALKQRIVASQEAIVDHAARSWGAYTAPPGRLLDIGCGVGGGSIYWAQEHGAKVTGLTVAGEHVPVIKDLARQAGVADRVSPLLGDVHDFTAGKKKYDAAYANESSGYMDRERLFKVVAKSLRPGGWFGIQEHFICRPEWTDFIDGYYKTRLGTLSEYIYAAEAAGFELEQDEDVTDRVAEFWVQSMAWNTAELDRAERGGERDAWSRERLIESTVTHGKLFRIWRDHAMETRLLLFRLGGGG, from the coding sequence ATGGAGAAGAGCCTCGTCGCATTCGACGAGACCCAAGTGCCGATCTACTACTCGCGCAAGACGGCTGACATCCTGCACAAGTACGGTCCCGGTCCCCGTATCCACTTCCACATGGGCCTGTTCGACGCCGGCGCCACACCCAACACCACCGTGTCGCAACGGGCCTTGAAACAGCGCATCGTCGCCTCCCAGGAGGCGATCGTCGATCATGCGGCCCGCAGCTGGGGCGCGTACACCGCCCCACCGGGCCGCCTCCTCGACATAGGCTGCGGCGTCGGAGGCGGCTCCATCTACTGGGCGCAGGAGCACGGCGCCAAGGTCACCGGACTCACCGTCGCCGGTGAACACGTTCCGGTCATCAAGGACCTCGCCCGGCAGGCCGGCGTCGCCGACCGCGTCAGCCCGCTCCTCGGGGACGTACACGACTTCACGGCGGGGAAGAAGAAGTACGACGCCGCGTACGCCAACGAGAGCTCCGGCTACATGGACCGGGAACGGCTCTTCAAGGTCGTGGCCAAGTCGCTCAGACCGGGCGGCTGGTTCGGCATCCAGGAGCACTTCATCTGCCGACCCGAGTGGACCGACTTCATCGACGGCTACTACAAGACCCGCCTCGGCACTCTCAGCGAGTACATATACGCCGCCGAGGCGGCGGGCTTCGAGCTGGAGCAGGACGAGGACGTCACCGACCGGGTCGCCGAGTTCTGGGTGCAGTCCATGGCCTGGAACACCGCCGAGCTGGACCGGGCCGAGCGCGGCGGCGAGCGGGACGCCTGGTCCCGCGAGCGGCTGATCGAGTCGACGGTCACGCACGGCAAGCTCTTCCGCATCTGGCGCGACCACGCGATGGAGACCCGGCTGCTGCTCTTCCGGCTGGGCGGGGGCGGGTGA
- a CDS encoding DMT family transporter encodes MAVLDRVRGSEATTARTARQVRQASGLGLLLAAVATVVWSGSFVASRALHDSVPPVQAAFWRWIVAIIAVAPFAIRETWRQRRLIRRHLGYIALASLLGVTVYNTLVNQAGLTVSAGSMGMIMAASPVLMAVYERLGGRRLGARRIVGMAVACTGVLLLVGRGSLSPAFAAGDLWMFAAALSFASYSALLRRRPTEIGGLVFLFTTFVLGALMLAPAFGVSLALQGGFEPTTGTAGPLVYVGVLSSAVAFLSWNKAIALIGAARAGVIYYLQPVCVAVLSFVLLDEVTGPAQILCMALILGGVMLGSGVRVRGSGVRVRGSDVRVRGSRRTRPDRLRA; translated from the coding sequence ATGGCAGTCCTGGACCGCGTCCGCGGCAGTGAGGCGACCACAGCGAGGACAGCGAGGCAGGTGCGGCAGGCCTCCGGCCTCGGGCTCCTGCTCGCCGCGGTCGCGACGGTCGTCTGGTCCGGGAGCTTCGTCGCCTCTCGTGCGCTCCATGACTCGGTCCCGCCCGTACAGGCCGCGTTCTGGCGCTGGATCGTCGCGATCATCGCCGTCGCACCCTTCGCGATACGGGAGACCTGGCGTCAACGGCGCCTGATCCGGCGCCACTTGGGCTACATCGCCCTCGCCTCGCTGCTCGGGGTCACCGTCTACAACACCCTCGTCAATCAGGCGGGCCTCACCGTCTCCGCCGGCAGCATGGGCATGATCATGGCCGCGTCGCCCGTCCTGATGGCGGTGTACGAGCGTCTCGGCGGCCGGCGCCTCGGGGCGCGTCGCATCGTCGGAATGGCGGTCGCCTGTACGGGAGTCCTGCTGCTGGTCGGCAGGGGATCCCTGTCGCCGGCCTTCGCGGCGGGCGACCTGTGGATGTTCGCGGCCGCGCTCAGCTTCGCCTCGTACAGCGCACTGCTGCGCCGCCGTCCCACCGAGATCGGCGGACTCGTCTTCCTCTTCACCACGTTCGTGCTCGGTGCGCTGATGCTGGCCCCGGCGTTCGGCGTCAGCCTGGCCCTTCAGGGTGGCTTCGAGCCGACGACTGGGACGGCCGGACCGCTGGTGTACGTCGGCGTCCTCTCCTCCGCCGTTGCCTTCCTCTCCTGGAACAAGGCGATCGCGTTGATCGGCGCGGCACGCGCCGGGGTCATCTACTATCTGCAGCCCGTCTGCGTCGCCGTGCTCTCCTTCGTGCTCCTGGACGAGGTGACGGGCCCGGCGCAGATCCTGTGCATGGCCCTGATCCTCGGCGGAGTGATGCTCGGCTCGGGCGTCCGGGTGCGTGGCTCGGGCGTCCGCGTACGGGGCTCGGACGTCCGCGTACGGGGCTCGCGGCGGACACGTCCGGATAGGTTGCGGGCATGA
- the malQ gene encoding 4-alpha-glucanotransferase, with product MGLARLAALHGVATFYEPSEGVTVAVPDATVVAVLAALGVDASGPAAVRDALDRAEAAATGRLLPPTVVLWPDGDVPAPLTGLPAGTTLRVEPEAGGTLEWLIPGAEGVGRLERASAGPRFAADAADGAADGEAAAPAASGGPEPGSGRPAVAAEAGPVRWRLPYGVHQLYAEAPDGRTARATLVVAPARVPQPDGRSHGLLVQLYSLLSARSWGMGDLGDLAELATWSGRSLGASFVQVNPLHAAVPGTPTDPSPYRPSSRRFPDPVHLRVEDIPEYAGARDRQRLDELRDKGAGLRESVLQKGALIDRDAVWALKREALEIVHRIPLGPGRRAAYCDFLAEQGQALEDHATWCALAEVYGPEWHSWPAALRDPGSAGTARARRELMDRVDFHSRLVWLADRQLAAAGQAARDAGMGVGIVHDLAVGVHPGGADAWAQREAFAAGMSVGAPPDAFNARGQDWGLPPWRPDVLAASGYAPYRGLLRGLLRNAGALRIDHVMGLFRLWWVPEGSPPTDGTYVRYDADAMLAVLALEAHRAGAVVVGEDLGTVEPGVREALSSRGVLGTSVLWFERDWAGTGRPLRPEEWREGCVATATTHDLPSTAARLTGGHVALRHRLGLLTRPLEQERTQDAADVAEWLGVLSGLGLLPEGTGDEEGRIRAVYRFLLRTPARMVGVWLPDAVGDRRPQNLPGTWDQYPNWRLPVADAAGHPVTLEELAASPRLHALMDVFAEAAADAARARPCAPPGALPGARTAPPDARPR from the coding sequence ATGGGCCTTGCCCGGCTCGCCGCGCTGCACGGAGTCGCCACCTTCTACGAGCCCTCCGAGGGCGTCACCGTCGCCGTTCCCGACGCCACGGTCGTCGCGGTGCTCGCCGCGCTCGGCGTGGACGCGTCCGGCCCGGCGGCGGTCCGCGACGCCCTGGACCGCGCGGAGGCCGCGGCGACGGGGCGGCTGCTGCCGCCGACGGTGGTGCTGTGGCCCGATGGCGATGTCCCGGCGCCCCTGACCGGGCTCCCCGCGGGTACGACCCTGCGGGTCGAGCCGGAGGCGGGCGGGACGCTGGAGTGGCTGATCCCTGGGGCGGAGGGCGTGGGCAGGCTTGAACGGGCTTCGGCCGGGCCCCGTTTCGCGGCCGACGCGGCGGACGGCGCGGCTGACGGCGAAGCCGCGGCGCCTGCGGCCTCCGGTGGGCCCGAGCCGGGCTCCGGCCGACCCGCTGTCGCGGCCGAGGCCGGCCCGGTCCGGTGGCGACTTCCGTACGGCGTGCACCAGTTGTACGCCGAGGCGCCCGACGGGCGGACTGCCCGCGCCACCCTTGTCGTCGCCCCCGCGCGGGTGCCGCAGCCCGACGGACGCTCGCACGGCCTGCTCGTACAGCTCTACTCCCTGCTCTCCGCCCGCTCCTGGGGCATGGGCGACCTCGGCGACCTGGCCGAGCTCGCGACCTGGTCGGGGCGGTCGCTCGGGGCCTCCTTCGTACAGGTGAACCCGCTGCACGCGGCCGTACCGGGCACACCCACCGACCCCTCCCCGTACCGGCCTTCGTCGCGCCGCTTCCCCGACCCCGTCCATCTGCGCGTCGAGGACATCCCCGAGTACGCGGGCGCGCGGGACCGGCAGCGGCTGGACGAGCTCCGGGACAAGGGCGCGGGGCTGCGCGAATCCGTGCTGCAGAAGGGCGCGTTGATCGACCGGGACGCCGTCTGGGCGCTGAAGCGCGAGGCCCTGGAGATCGTGCACCGCATCCCGCTCGGGCCCGGCCGCCGTGCCGCCTACTGCGATTTCCTCGCCGAGCAGGGCCAGGCCCTGGAGGACCACGCCACCTGGTGCGCGCTCGCCGAGGTGTACGGCCCCGAGTGGCACAGCTGGCCCGCCGCGCTGCGGGACCCGGGCTCGGCCGGGACCGCGCGCGCGAGACGCGAGCTGATGGACCGGGTCGACTTCCACAGCAGGCTCGTCTGGCTGGCCGACCGGCAGCTGGCCGCCGCCGGGCAGGCGGCGCGCGACGCGGGCATGGGCGTCGGCATCGTCCACGACCTGGCCGTCGGCGTGCACCCGGGCGGCGCGGACGCCTGGGCGCAGCGGGAGGCCTTCGCCGCCGGGATGTCGGTCGGCGCCCCGCCGGACGCTTTCAACGCGCGCGGCCAGGACTGGGGCCTGCCCCCATGGCGCCCGGACGTGCTGGCCGCGTCCGGGTACGCCCCGTACCGCGGACTGCTCCGCGGCCTCCTGCGCAATGCCGGCGCGCTGCGGATCGACCATGTCATGGGCCTGTTCCGCCTCTGGTGGGTCCCGGAGGGCAGCCCGCCCACCGACGGTACGTACGTCCGCTACGACGCCGATGCGATGCTCGCGGTCCTCGCCCTGGAGGCCCATCGCGCGGGGGCCGTCGTCGTAGGGGAGGACCTCGGCACGGTCGAGCCGGGGGTGCGCGAGGCCCTGTCGAGCCGCGGCGTGCTCGGCACCTCGGTGCTCTGGTTCGAGCGCGACTGGGCCGGTACGGGCCGCCCGCTGCGGCCCGAGGAGTGGCGCGAGGGCTGCGTGGCCACGGCCACCACCCACGATCTGCCGTCCACAGCGGCCCGGCTGACCGGCGGCCATGTGGCGCTGCGCCATCGGCTCGGCCTGCTCACCCGGCCGCTGGAGCAGGAGCGTACGCAGGACGCGGCGGACGTCGCCGAGTGGCTCGGCGTGCTCAGCGGCCTCGGCCTGCTGCCGGAGGGCACGGGCGACGAGGAGGGCCGGATCCGCGCGGTCTACCGCTTTCTGCTGCGTACGCCGGCTCGCATGGTCGGCGTCTGGCTGCCCGACGCGGTGGGGGACCGCCGCCCGCAGAATCTGCCGGGCACCTGGGACCAGTACCCCAACTGGCGGCTGCCCGTCGCGGACGCCGCAGGACATCCGGTCACCCTGGAGGAGCTGGCCGCGTCGCCCCGGCTGCACGCGCTGATGGATGTCTTCGCGGAGGCCGCCGCGGACGCCGCCCGCGCCCGGCCCTGTGCTCCGCCCGGTGCCCTGCCGGGTGCTCGTACGGCACCCCCGGACGCGCGCCCGCGATAG
- a CDS encoding beta-N-acetylglucosaminidase domain-containing protein: protein MRRRRTATAVAVAVIGSLLGGAHGAVAAPGDPGSPAGTAQDPEGETAVPSVWPRPQKIRAAGPAVVLGEEVTVAADRDADPYAVERLKELLHASGVRTVHTTLPGRGPVLRIGGTGAHDALRALRAPERADLPSGGYRIAVGQVRGRDTVALDGVGTDGLFHGVQTLRQLVVRQTVAGAVRKAIAGVLVRDWPGTAVRGLTEGFYGQPWSRQQRLAQLDFMGRTKQNRYLYAPGDDPFRQARWREPYPAAQRTQFRELAERARQNHVTLAWAVAPAQSMCLAKDDDVKALTRKIDAMWALGVRAFQLQFQDVSYSEWHCDKDADTFGSGPEAAARAQARVAGKVAGHLADRHPEAGPLSLMPTEFYQDGATDYRRALASELDGRVQVAWTGVGVVPRTITGRELAGARDAFGHPLVTMDNYPVNDYAQDRMFLGPYTGREPAVATGSAALLANAMEQASASRIPLFTAADYAWNPRGYRPQESWQAAMEDLAGGDAKTLEAVRALAGNHASSILSPAESGYLKPLLDDFWRSRATTDAAARDRAADGLRAAFTVMREAPQRLKKPAGGLLDDEVRPWLEQLARYGRAGELSVDMLQAQARGEGERAWRDSLDLEPLRTALKASRATVGKGVLNAFLDRAAKESAMWTGADRTRDTAGEDTVWLDRPRAVASVNTMTEPTAAATASGGRVEAHVPGEGWRTLGPLSGSGWTETDAKGLRVDAVRIASDGDEPVAVRSVVPWFADGPAAGLDLVRGEADAEIGGGPQRAGVRLTAQRPGEVRGELTAKAPAGIRVTVPKQTTVPRGGGTTVPVEVTVPEGTPAGDYPVPLSFAGQERTLTVRAYPRTAGPDLARATGASASSSGDETAAFPAAAAIDSDPKTRWSSRAEDGAWWQLDLKQRTRVGQVVLHWQDAYATKYRIQVSADGRTWRNAARVADGRGGREAVRMDSRDTRFIRVQGEARATQYGYSLWSVEAYAVAE, encoded by the coding sequence ATGCGCAGGAGACGTACCGCGACAGCCGTCGCCGTCGCTGTCATCGGCAGCCTGCTCGGCGGCGCGCACGGCGCGGTCGCGGCCCCCGGCGACCCGGGCTCCCCCGCCGGCACCGCACAGGACCCCGAGGGCGAGACCGCGGTGCCCTCAGTCTGGCCGCGGCCGCAGAAGATCCGGGCGGCCGGACCGGCCGTCGTACTCGGCGAAGAGGTGACCGTCGCCGCCGACCGCGACGCCGATCCGTACGCCGTCGAGCGGCTGAAGGAACTGCTGCACGCGTCCGGCGTACGGACCGTGCACACCACGCTGCCCGGCCGCGGGCCCGTCCTGCGCATCGGCGGCACCGGCGCGCACGACGCGCTGCGCGCCCTGCGCGCACCCGAACGCGCCGACCTCCCCTCCGGCGGCTACCGGATCGCCGTCGGCCAGGTCCGGGGCCGTGACACCGTCGCCCTGGACGGAGTCGGCACGGACGGTCTCTTCCACGGCGTCCAGACCCTGCGGCAGCTGGTCGTCCGGCAGACGGTCGCGGGAGCCGTGCGGAAGGCCATCGCGGGAGTACTCGTACGCGACTGGCCGGGGACGGCCGTACGCGGCCTGACGGAAGGCTTCTACGGACAGCCGTGGAGCCGGCAACAGCGGCTGGCGCAGCTGGACTTCATGGGGCGCACCAAGCAGAACCGCTATCTGTACGCGCCCGGCGACGATCCCTTCCGGCAGGCCCGCTGGCGCGAGCCCTACCCCGCCGCCCAGCGCACGCAGTTCCGTGAACTCGCCGAGCGCGCACGGCAGAACCACGTCACGCTCGCCTGGGCCGTGGCGCCCGCGCAGTCGATGTGTCTGGCCAAGGACGACGACGTCAAGGCGCTGACGCGCAAGATCGACGCGATGTGGGCGCTGGGTGTACGCGCCTTCCAGCTGCAGTTCCAGGACGTCAGCTACAGCGAGTGGCACTGCGACAAGGACGCCGACACCTTCGGCTCGGGCCCCGAGGCCGCGGCCAGGGCTCAGGCGCGCGTGGCGGGCAAGGTGGCCGGGCATCTGGCGGACCGGCACCCGGAGGCCGGGCCGCTGTCCCTGATGCCGACGGAGTTCTACCAGGACGGCGCCACCGACTACCGGCGGGCGCTCGCGAGCGAGCTGGACGGCCGGGTCCAGGTGGCGTGGACGGGTGTCGGGGTGGTGCCGCGCACCATCACCGGACGCGAACTGGCCGGAGCCCGGGACGCGTTCGGGCATCCGCTGGTCACCATGGACAACTACCCGGTCAACGACTATGCGCAGGACCGGATGTTCCTCGGCCCCTACACGGGCCGCGAGCCTGCCGTCGCGACCGGTTCGGCCGCCCTGCTCGCCAACGCCATGGAGCAGGCGTCCGCCTCCCGTATCCCCCTGTTCACCGCCGCCGACTACGCCTGGAACCCGAGGGGCTACCGCCCCCAGGAGTCCTGGCAGGCCGCCATGGAGGACCTCGCGGGCGGCGACGCGAAGACCCTTGAGGCAGTGCGCGCACTGGCCGGCAACCACGCGTCCTCAATACTCAGCCCCGCCGAGTCCGGCTATCTGAAGCCGCTCCTCGACGACTTCTGGCGCTCCCGTGCGACGACGGACGCGGCGGCCAGGGACCGGGCCGCGGACGGGCTGCGCGCCGCGTTCACCGTGATGCGCGAGGCACCGCAGCGCCTGAAGAAGCCCGCCGGTGGGCTGCTGGACGACGAAGTACGGCCGTGGCTTGAGCAGTTGGCGCGGTACGGCCGGGCGGGCGAGCTCTCCGTCGACATGCTGCAGGCGCAGGCGCGCGGCGAAGGCGAGAGGGCCTGGCGGGACTCGCTGGACCTGGAGCCGCTGCGTACGGCCCTGAAGGCGAGCCGGGCCACGGTCGGCAAGGGCGTACTGAACGCCTTCCTCGACCGGGCCGCTAAGGAGTCGGCGATGTGGACGGGCGCGGACCGCACCCGGGACACGGCCGGCGAGGACACCGTATGGCTGGACCGGCCCCGCGCCGTCGCCTCGGTGAACACGATGACCGAGCCGACGGCGGCCGCCACTGCCTCCGGCGGGCGCGTGGAGGCGCATGTCCCCGGTGAGGGCTGGCGCACGCTGGGCCCCCTCTCCGGGAGCGGCTGGACCGAGACCGACGCGAAGGGCCTGCGGGTGGACGCCGTACGGATCGCGTCGGACGGGGACGAGCCCGTCGCCGTACGGTCCGTGGTGCCCTGGTTCGCGGACGGCCCGGCGGCCGGCCTCGATCTCGTACGCGGCGAGGCGGACGCGGAGATCGGCGGCGGCCCGCAGCGCGCAGGCGTCCGGCTGACGGCGCAGCGCCCCGGCGAGGTACGCGGCGAGCTCACCGCGAAGGCCCCGGCGGGCATCAGGGTGACGGTGCCGAAGCAGACGACGGTGCCGCGGGGAGGGGGTACGACCGTGCCGGTCGAGGTCACCGTCCCGGAGGGCACACCGGCCGGGGACTACCCGGTGCCGCTGTCCTTCGCGGGCCAGGAGCGCACGCTGACGGTGCGCGCCTATCCGCGCACGGCGGGCCCCGACCTCGCACGCGCCACCGGTGCGTCCGCGTCCTCGTCGGGCGACGAGACGGCCGCCTTCCCCGCAGCGGCGGCGATCGACAGCGACCCGAAGACCCGCTGGTCCTCACGGGCCGAGGACGGCGCCTGGTGGCAGCTGGACCTGAAGCAGCGGACCCGGGTCGGCCAGGTGGTGCTGCACTGGCAGGACGCGTACGCGACGAAGTACCGCATCCAGGTCTCGGCGGACGGCCGCACGTGGCGCAACGCCGCGAGGGTGGCCGACGGCAGGGGCGGCCGCGAGGCGGTCCGCATGGACAGCCGGGACACCCGCTTCATCCGGGTCCAGGGCGAGGCGCGGGCGACGCAGTACGGCTACTCGCTGTGGTCGGTGGAGGCGTACGCGGTCGCGGAGTGA
- a CDS encoding HNH endonuclease → MPHVLVLNASYEPLGVVPLRRALILVLENKALCLEESGAFMHSATRVIAAPSVVRLKRFVRVPYRGPVPLTRKALFARDGGRCMYCGGVATSVDHVIPRSRGGQHVWDNVVAACRRCNHVKADRHLRELGWRLRHHPAPPSGLAWRIIGTGHRDPRWLPYLQPYGADDAMARIDGISA, encoded by the coding sequence GTGCCGCACGTCCTGGTACTCAATGCGTCGTACGAGCCCCTCGGCGTCGTACCGCTTCGCCGCGCGCTCATCCTCGTCCTGGAGAACAAGGCTCTCTGCCTCGAGGAATCCGGCGCCTTCATGCACAGCGCGACCCGCGTCATCGCCGCCCCCAGCGTCGTACGGCTGAAGCGGTTCGTGCGGGTCCCCTACCGGGGGCCCGTTCCTCTCACCCGCAAAGCGCTCTTCGCCCGTGACGGCGGACGCTGCATGTACTGCGGTGGCGTCGCAACCAGCGTCGACCATGTCATTCCGCGCAGCCGCGGCGGACAGCACGTCTGGGACAACGTGGTGGCGGCCTGCCGCCGCTGCAACCATGTCAAGGCGGACAGGCATCTGCGGGAGCTGGGGTGGCGCCTGCGCCATCATCCCGCCCCGCCGAGCGGGCTGGCGTGGCGCATCATCGGGACCGGGCATAGGGATCCGCGCTGGCTGCCCTACCTGCAGCCGTACGGCGCGGACGACGCGATGGCCCGGATCGACGGCATCTCTGCCTGA